In Halobacillus amylolyticus, the following proteins share a genomic window:
- the dhaM gene encoding dihydroxyacetone kinase phosphoryl donor subunit DhaM, with translation MSQVGIVLISHSPKVVEGIKDIINQVAKDVPVELAGGTEENEIGTSVEKIQAAIERVHTDRGVLLIYDLGSAMMNAELAVEMSDYEDIEIAEAPLLEGAYVAAVESGMDKSLGDVKKACENALKNG, from the coding sequence ATGTCACAAGTAGGCATTGTCCTGATTTCCCATAGCCCAAAAGTAGTTGAAGGAATCAAGGATATCATCAATCAAGTCGCTAAAGACGTACCTGTCGAACTTGCCGGAGGGACCGAGGAGAACGAAATCGGTACAAGTGTTGAAAAAATCCAAGCAGCCATCGAGCGGGTCCACACTGATAGAGGTGTGCTTTTGATCTATGATTTGGGTAGTGCAATGATGAACGCAGAGCTAGCCGTGGAAATGTCAGATTACGAAGATATTGAAATCGCTGAAGCACCACTTTTAGAGGGAGCTTATGTTGCTGCTGTCGAATCTGGCATGGACAAAAGCCTGGGGGACGTGAAGAAAGCATGTGAAAATGCACTCAAAAATGGATAA
- the dhaL gene encoding dihydroxyacetone kinase subunit DhaL, with protein sequence MELQVEQIVTWMEKTNEKIQDNKEYLTSLDQAIGDGDHGINMARGFKEVVQKVSGSDYESASDILKDVAMTLMGKVGGAAGPLYGTAFLKLSASVKGKKSIDCGSFVTGLEEALAGMKQRGKSEQGEKTLIDTWAPVTEEMKKAEDFDASLLFETAKTAMEKTKDIKATKGRAAYLGERSIGHLDPGSVSSYYLFTSLAETIRGGE encoded by the coding sequence ATGGAACTACAAGTTGAACAAATCGTGACATGGATGGAAAAGACGAACGAAAAAATCCAAGACAACAAAGAATATTTAACATCATTAGATCAGGCAATCGGAGATGGCGACCATGGCATCAATATGGCCCGTGGCTTCAAGGAGGTTGTCCAAAAAGTATCTGGATCCGATTATGAATCAGCTTCAGATATTCTGAAAGATGTTGCGATGACGTTGATGGGAAAGGTCGGCGGTGCAGCAGGACCGTTGTATGGTACAGCCTTTTTAAAATTGTCGGCATCAGTGAAGGGGAAGAAATCCATCGATTGTGGAAGCTTTGTTACAGGCTTAGAGGAAGCTTTGGCAGGTATGAAGCAGAGGGGAAAGTCAGAGCAAGGAGAAAAAACTCTAATCGATACTTGGGCTCCTGTTACTGAAGAGATGAAAAAGGCAGAAGACTTTGATGCTTCCCTTCTATTTGAAACAGCTAAAACAGCAATGGAAAAAACAAAAGATATCAAAGCGACGAAAGGCCGGGCAGCTTATCTAGGCGAGCGTTCAATAGGCCATCTTGACCCAGGGTCCGTTTCGTCCTACTACCTATTCACATCCTTGGCAGAAACGATCAGAGGAGGAGAGTAA
- the wecB gene encoding non-hydrolyzing UDP-N-acetylglucosamine 2-epimerase, with protein sequence MKILTIVGARPQFIKASMLSNTIKFSSKIEEFIVHTGQHYDDNMSTVFFKQLNLPKPDYYLGVGSGPHGEQTAKMLLDLEKIMTSVHPDIVLVYGDTNSTIAGSLAASKLHIPVAHVEAGLRSFNKRMPEEINRIITDHLSNYLFCPSNAAVENLKREGIDKGVYQVGDIMYESVSHFKPYALRQSSILRELSLSENKYYLATIHRAENTDDPVRLKSILEAMQQLRIPVVLPLHPRTKSKINQFKLADIVSSPSVKLIEPLNYLDMLAIASKARVILTDSGGLQKESYMLQVPCITLREETEWEETVQHGWNHLVGSSTQQILDTVNTIQLPKEHPPLFGDGKTSQKIIDILIKDFN encoded by the coding sequence GTGAAAATCTTAACAATAGTGGGAGCAAGACCTCAATTTATAAAGGCATCTATGTTGTCTAATACTATAAAATTTAGTTCGAAAATTGAAGAATTTATTGTACACACCGGCCAACATTATGACGATAATATGTCGACCGTCTTTTTTAAGCAATTAAACCTCCCGAAACCAGATTATTATTTAGGAGTCGGTTCTGGACCTCACGGGGAACAAACAGCCAAGATGTTATTGGATCTAGAGAAGATTATGACTTCTGTTCATCCGGATATTGTATTAGTATATGGTGATACAAATTCTACCATTGCTGGGAGCTTGGCTGCATCAAAGCTTCATATTCCAGTAGCCCATGTAGAGGCAGGGTTGCGCAGTTTTAACAAAAGAATGCCTGAAGAGATTAATAGAATTATTACCGATCACCTTTCTAATTATTTGTTTTGTCCTTCAAATGCTGCAGTTGAAAATTTAAAACGTGAGGGAATTGATAAGGGGGTATATCAGGTAGGAGATATTATGTATGAATCCGTCTCTCACTTTAAACCTTACGCACTGCGCCAATCCTCTATCCTGCGGGAGTTATCGCTTTCGGAAAACAAGTATTATCTGGCAACCATTCACCGGGCTGAAAATACAGATGATCCTGTTCGCTTAAAATCTATACTTGAAGCAATGCAACAACTAAGAATACCGGTGGTTCTCCCATTACATCCCAGAACTAAAAGTAAAATAAATCAATTTAAATTAGCGGATATAGTCTCCTCCCCGTCTGTTAAACTAATCGAACCATTAAATTATCTTGATATGTTAGCGATTGCCTCCAAGGCGAGAGTAATTTTAACAGACTCAGGTGGGCTTCAAAAAGAATCTTACATGCTTCAAGTTCCTTGTATCACCCTGAGAGAAGAAACAGAGTGGGAGGAAACCGTGCAACATGGTTGGAATCACTTAGTTGGTTCATCCACACAACAAATTCTAGATACTGTAAACACCATCCAACTCCCTAAAGAACATCCACCCCTTTTCGGGGATGGAAAAACTTCGCAAAAAATAATCGACATTTTGATTAAAGATTTCAATTAG
- a CDS encoding DegT/DnrJ/EryC1/StrS family aminotransferase has product MSDNKFGQIPMVDLKEELRLIRDPVLSMLTEVLDSGDYILGDKGEQLEKQLAQYVNASYGLGVANGTDALQLSLRALNIGPGDEVITTPFTFFASGEAIAQVGAKPVFVDIEEETYNIDPSKIEQAITQNTKAIIAVHLYGQSAKMKEIVEIAKTHHLRVIEDACQAIGTEYDGKRIGAIGDIGCFSFFPSKNLGAFGDAGLVVTNQKQLHEKLSELRNHGSEKKYHHSSIGMNSRLDEFQAAVLLVKLYYLDIFLHKRKEVANRYTEHLSHLFKTPRTTDNREHTFHQYCIELDNRDELAAALKDHGIASAIYYPIPLHLQEAFHYLHYKEGDFPIAEKTAKRILALPISPMLSFQKQDYIISTVKRFMETNG; this is encoded by the coding sequence ATGTCAGACAACAAATTCGGGCAGATCCCAATGGTTGATCTAAAGGAAGAGTTAAGATTAATTAGAGATCCAGTATTGTCGATGTTAACGGAAGTCTTAGATAGCGGGGACTATATTTTGGGGGACAAAGGAGAGCAGCTAGAAAAACAATTGGCCCAATATGTGAACGCTTCCTATGGTCTTGGTGTCGCAAATGGTACGGATGCTTTACAATTATCGCTAAGAGCATTAAACATTGGTCCTGGTGATGAGGTAATCACGACACCGTTTACTTTCTTTGCCAGCGGTGAAGCCATTGCACAGGTAGGGGCTAAACCAGTTTTCGTTGATATAGAAGAAGAAACGTATAACATCGATCCTTCTAAAATTGAGCAAGCGATAACCCAAAATACAAAAGCCATAATTGCAGTACATTTGTATGGTCAGTCTGCTAAAATGAAAGAAATTGTCGAGATCGCAAAAACACATCACTTGAGAGTCATAGAAGATGCCTGCCAAGCCATAGGAACAGAATATGACGGAAAGAGAATTGGTGCAATCGGCGATATTGGCTGCTTCTCCTTTTTTCCCTCAAAAAACCTTGGAGCATTTGGAGACGCTGGTCTAGTTGTAACCAATCAAAAACAATTGCATGAAAAGCTTAGTGAACTTCGGAACCACGGGAGTGAAAAGAAATATCATCATTCCTCAATCGGGATGAATAGTAGACTTGATGAATTTCAGGCAGCTGTTTTGCTTGTTAAATTATATTATTTAGATATTTTCTTGCATAAGCGAAAAGAGGTCGCCAACAGATACACTGAGCACCTCAGCCATCTCTTTAAAACTCCACGAACCACAGATAATCGGGAACATACTTTTCACCAATATTGTATTGAATTAGACAACAGGGATGAACTTGCTGCAGCACTTAAAGATCATGGGATTGCTTCAGCCATTTACTATCCTATTCCACTGCACCTGCAGGAGGCTTTTCACTATCTTCACTATAAGGAAGGTGATTTTCCGATTGCAGAGAAGACAGCTAAACGAATATTAGCACTTCCTATTTCTCCAATGCTATCTTTTCAAAAACAAGATTATATTATTTCAACGGTTAAGAGATTTATGGAGACCAACGGATAG
- a CDS encoding glycosyltransferase family 2 protein, translating to MKDITAILVHYSDKAALHKALLSLQKISSRIESIVVVQEQKVSLNRSHDWFDQVQFIATKDSDMGQTLNDTISKLTSSYVLFLQDKDYLSSTVTAESFQLSHPKKMLGNLYRNRSMAIHHPLLVHTSLLKQQRFLLDLQLPFQEARFPAWLSNVDSSLTFSKEELVRQSRKNSSANTMEKLKFVQKYQLKKAKTEHPTLSVLISNYNMGKYVEIAVVSCLLQNEQPDQLLIIDDGSTDNSFNQLQRWSDGERVKVFNKKNGGKARALNELLPHVTSDFILELDADDWLDADAVSVIKKRLADLPEDVSVLYGNLRKWKQLTGDVLFKGITKGTAVNGRADLLSYRFPLGPRVYRTSLLKEKGGFPVVDFENGKLYEDVSLLNQLIKDYRFRYHDFTVYNVREHSESITKNNPAKWKDFLKTLDV from the coding sequence TTGAAAGATATAACCGCCATCCTCGTTCATTATTCCGATAAGGCAGCATTGCACAAGGCGTTACTCTCTTTACAAAAAATCAGCTCCAGGATTGAATCGATTGTGGTTGTTCAAGAGCAAAAAGTGTCTCTAAATAGGAGCCATGATTGGTTTGACCAGGTTCAATTTATTGCCACTAAAGATAGCGACATGGGGCAGACATTGAATGATACAATCTCTAAACTAACCAGTTCTTATGTGTTATTTCTTCAAGATAAGGATTACCTTTCCTCTACTGTAACCGCCGAATCCTTTCAGCTTTCCCACCCAAAAAAGATGTTAGGGAACCTTTATCGTAATCGAAGCATGGCCATCCATCATCCTTTACTAGTTCACACATCACTCCTTAAACAGCAGCGTTTTCTATTAGACCTTCAGCTGCCATTCCAAGAGGCTCGTTTTCCTGCTTGGCTTTCAAATGTGGATTCTTCTCTTACATTTTCCAAAGAAGAACTTGTGAGGCAATCAAGGAAAAATAGCTCCGCCAATACGATGGAAAAGCTAAAGTTCGTGCAGAAATATCAGTTGAAAAAAGCCAAAACGGAACACCCTACGCTTTCGGTCTTGATTTCGAATTATAATATGGGAAAATACGTTGAAATTGCCGTTGTTTCATGTCTTTTACAAAATGAACAGCCTGACCAATTGCTAATAATTGATGACGGCTCAACGGATAACTCCTTTAACCAGCTTCAACGATGGAGCGATGGGGAACGGGTGAAAGTATTTAACAAAAAGAATGGGGGAAAGGCGAGGGCTTTAAATGAACTGCTTCCTCATGTAACGTCTGACTTTATATTGGAGCTTGATGCAGATGATTGGCTTGATGCAGATGCTGTTTCCGTTATTAAAAAACGGTTAGCCGATCTTCCTGAGGATGTTTCGGTGCTATACGGTAATCTTAGAAAGTGGAAGCAGTTAACTGGGGACGTTCTTTTTAAGGGGATCACCAAAGGGACCGCTGTTAATGGAAGGGCTGACTTACTGTCATATCGCTTCCCCCTTGGACCAAGGGTGTACAGAACTTCACTTTTAAAAGAAAAGGGAGGGTTTCCCGTGGTTGATTTTGAAAATGGGAAGCTTTATGAGGACGTAAGTTTGTTAAATCAATTAATAAAGGATTATCGGTTTCGTTACCATGATTTCACTGTTTATAATGTACGGGAACATAGTGAGAGTATCACAAAAAATAATCCAGCAAAGTGGAAAGATTTTTTAAAAACATTAGATGTATAA
- a CDS encoding glycosyltransferase family 4 protein codes for MRVLHISYGSPMIELCKALRLKGVQASSCHFDEHPFKFQPDICLKLNLLSKNERENRIEQFLLESIPKYDIFHFHFGETFFPDKRDLEILKRAGKKMVVHHHGSDIRLLSVARKNNPYVQVKPEWTEEKIYNNVAALSKYIDHAIVQDPELEGYISNLYKHTYVIPHTIDVHQFKPQYPDVKQTSPLVVHAPTSRHIKGTDFILKAVQELQRSGLSFQFKLVEGLSNDEAKILFAQADIVIDQLRIGSYGYVSSEAMALGKPVICYIREDLVDKYPAGLPIVNANPDTITTVLGNLIKNPRQRRNTGFNGRTYVIQNHMAEKVVNQYLGIYNKL; via the coding sequence GTGAGAGTACTGCATATTTCTTATGGATCTCCTATGATCGAATTGTGTAAGGCATTACGGCTAAAAGGAGTTCAAGCTTCTTCTTGCCACTTTGATGAACACCCTTTTAAATTTCAACCAGATATATGTTTAAAGCTTAATCTGCTGTCAAAAAATGAAAGAGAGAATAGAATTGAACAGTTTTTACTAGAATCTATACCAAAGTATGACATCTTCCATTTTCATTTTGGTGAAACATTTTTTCCTGATAAAAGGGATTTGGAGATTCTGAAGCGTGCTGGAAAGAAGATGGTTGTACACCATCATGGTTCGGATATACGACTCCTTTCGGTTGCCAGAAAAAACAACCCGTATGTTCAGGTGAAGCCTGAATGGACAGAAGAAAAAATATATAATAATGTAGCCGCTTTATCAAAATATATCGATCATGCAATTGTCCAAGACCCTGAATTAGAAGGGTATATTTCAAATTTATATAAACATACCTATGTAATCCCTCATACTATTGATGTACATCAATTTAAACCACAATATCCGGATGTCAAACAAACTTCTCCTCTCGTCGTTCACGCCCCTACTTCACGACATATCAAAGGAACTGATTTCATATTGAAAGCCGTCCAGGAGTTGCAACGTTCGGGGTTATCATTTCAATTTAAATTGGTTGAAGGACTATCCAATGATGAAGCCAAAATTCTTTTTGCCCAGGCAGATATTGTCATCGACCAGTTGAGGATCGGTTCATATGGCTATGTTAGTTCTGAGGCGATGGCGTTAGGAAAACCAGTTATATGCTATATCAGGGAAGATCTTGTAGATAAATACCCAGCTGGTTTGCCCATTGTGAATGCAAATCCGGATACCATTACTACTGTTTTAGGGAATTTAATTAAAAACCCAAGGCAAAGAAGAAATACAGGTTTTAACGGGAGAACCTATGTCATACAGAACCATATGGCTGAAAAAGTCGTTAATCAGTATTTGGGCATCTACAATAAATTATAG
- a CDS encoding SDR family NAD(P)-dependent oxidoreductase codes for MELNLKGKRVLVTGGSRGIGKAIAEAFLNEGASVGITARSNTELLQAQEKLGVQTYQKDLAKHEDRERLMSEFIDDFNTIDVLINNVGSSHGGAVLKTPSGVFKEAMELNFISAVHLSQLASKQMINKGKGVIINISSIYGKEAGGIPSYNASKSALISFTKSFSSEAIKNNVRVIGIAPGAVYHPNKEWQRRLELDPDFLKNYARDKIPAGRLGKPEEIGNVAVFLASDMASWIVGSTITVDGGQSRLNF; via the coding sequence ATGGAGTTAAATCTAAAGGGAAAAAGGGTGTTAGTTACCGGAGGTTCAAGAGGAATTGGAAAGGCAATAGCTGAAGCTTTTTTGAATGAGGGTGCCTCTGTGGGGATTACAGCTAGAAGTAATACAGAACTTTTACAAGCACAAGAGAAGCTAGGAGTACAAACTTATCAAAAAGACCTTGCAAAGCATGAGGATAGAGAACGATTAATGAGTGAATTTATTGATGATTTTAACACCATTGATGTTCTTATTAATAACGTGGGATCAAGCCACGGGGGAGCGGTTTTAAAAACTCCTTCAGGCGTGTTTAAAGAAGCAATGGAGCTGAATTTTATCTCTGCTGTTCATTTAAGTCAATTGGCCAGTAAACAGATGATAAACAAAGGCAAGGGAGTCATTATAAATATTTCCTCGATCTATGGAAAAGAAGCCGGTGGTATTCCTTCTTATAATGCTTCAAAGTCAGCTTTAATTAGCTTTACAAAATCTTTTAGTTCTGAGGCTATAAAAAATAATGTTCGTGTAATTGGCATTGCCCCAGGTGCTGTCTATCATCCAAATAAAGAATGGCAACGTCGGCTGGAACTTGATCCCGATTTTTTGAAAAACTATGCTCGAGATAAGATCCCAGCTGGACGACTTGGAAAACCCGAAGAGATTGGAAATGTTGCAGTATTTCTGGCATCTGATATGGCCTCCTGGATCGTGGGATCTACCATTACCGTCGACGGCGGGCAATCTCGATTGAATTTTTAA
- a CDS encoding glycosyltransferase family 4 protein has protein sequence MSKNVCFLVTEHPFLDARIFKKEAKSLVKQGYKVTMIVPRRDGNLFDVDGSTFSKSFQSKAFTYEGIKVVTYEQMYPEKNIKNLHYNLRSGSYTRFTDSLTQLGIAQKADFYHAHEFFSLYSGVGIKRALTSMGKRCKLIYDSHELEPDPLINQPQNTKKIKRQMLEHMLKELDYVITVSESIKSYYLSIEPQLPIEVIYNSPPLAVGYEPRQGTKSEFVIGYEGVMNKKRGNFNKLMDVLEMCNKQFDLKAKIIGGWKDSKEDLNFCIPSHLKEKVQFTGWVSYDSIPEAMNDVDLGWIDLDAANSLNNRFAMPNKFFSYLNNGLPILVNQCTDMERFIQTYKCGHVVKKLQATARDYLQALLLLHSNRVKTREMGINSRKVMESDFSWEHMEKRLFKVYDQLAKNL, from the coding sequence ATGAGTAAAAATGTTTGCTTTTTAGTAACTGAACATCCTTTTTTAGATGCACGGATATTTAAAAAGGAAGCCAAAAGCCTCGTGAAACAAGGATATAAGGTAACAATGATCGTTCCTAGGAGAGATGGGAATCTTTTTGATGTGGATGGAAGTACCTTTAGTAAAAGCTTTCAATCGAAAGCTTTTACTTATGAGGGAATTAAAGTGGTTACATATGAACAGATGTATCCCGAGAAAAATATTAAAAATCTCCATTATAATCTTCGCTCAGGCAGCTATACCCGTTTTACAGATTCCTTAACACAGTTAGGTATTGCACAGAAGGCTGATTTCTACCATGCTCATGAATTTTTTTCCCTCTATTCAGGCGTCGGAATCAAACGTGCTTTAACTTCAATGGGAAAACGCTGCAAATTAATTTATGATAGCCATGAACTAGAACCTGACCCTTTAATTAACCAACCCCAGAATACAAAAAAAATCAAAAGGCAAATGCTTGAGCACATGTTAAAAGAGCTAGATTACGTGATAACAGTGTCAGAATCTATTAAATCGTATTATCTATCAATAGAGCCACAGCTCCCTATAGAAGTTATCTATAATTCCCCTCCACTAGCTGTCGGTTATGAGCCAAGACAAGGTACTAAATCAGAATTCGTCATTGGGTATGAAGGTGTAATGAATAAGAAAAGAGGAAATTTCAATAAGTTGATGGATGTATTGGAAATGTGTAATAAACAATTTGACCTGAAAGCTAAAATCATCGGAGGATGGAAGGATTCAAAAGAGGATCTTAACTTTTGCATTCCCTCTCATCTAAAAGAAAAAGTGCAGTTTACCGGGTGGGTGAGCTATGATTCAATCCCTGAAGCCATGAACGATGTGGACCTAGGATGGATAGATTTAGACGCTGCCAACTCCTTGAATAATAGGTTTGCTATGCCAAATAAATTTTTTAGTTATTTAAATAATGGGCTCCCTATTTTAGTAAACCAGTGCACGGACATGGAAAGATTTATCCAAACCTATAAATGTGGGCATGTCGTCAAAAAGTTACAGGCCACTGCTCGGGATTACCTTCAAGCCCTCCTTCTTCTTCACTCCAATAGAGTTAAGACCCGGGAGATGGGTATTAATTCACGCAAGGTAATGGAATCGGATTTCAGCTGGGAACACATGGAAAAAAGGCTATTTAAAGTGTATGATCAATTGGCGAAAAACCTTTGA
- a CDS encoding nucleotide sugar dehydrogenase, giving the protein MLIDQSQSLQNVAVVGLGKIGLTLAAVFANNGYKVVGADINKEVVTSVNQGKSHVNNEPGLDQLVLHAHKNNTLSATSVTTEAVAHSDIIVVIVPVLVDDQNNVDYQFIDSAVHDIAKGIKKGSLVIFETTLPPGDTKNRFGKKIEELSGLSMEKDFHLAYSPERVYSNRILEDLQNYPKVVGGLNRQSLELASNFYKRALDCNLIEVSSLETAEFSKVAECVYRDVNIALANELAVFAEEKGVNMAEVITASNSQPYSHLHSPGIGVGGHCIPIYPYFFIDKGLDQGLTPMSRQINDNMANYAVSKIEKEIGSLENENVLILGLSYRENVKEPTKSTSLLLIDQLKNKKANLLINDPLFTDSEIQKYGANPLSLEDSFVSEIDVVILQAFHQEYSHLDFSKFSKCKLVLDGRNKLNEHEISQLGIKYKGIGN; this is encoded by the coding sequence ATGTTAATAGACCAAAGCCAGTCATTGCAGAATGTAGCAGTGGTTGGCCTCGGAAAAATAGGACTGACTCTAGCTGCCGTTTTCGCCAATAATGGCTATAAAGTAGTTGGGGCAGATATAAACAAAGAGGTGGTCACTTCAGTAAATCAAGGTAAATCCCATGTTAACAATGAGCCAGGATTAGATCAGCTCGTCCTACATGCCCATAAAAATAACACGCTATCGGCTACTTCAGTAACCACAGAAGCTGTTGCCCATTCGGATATCATCGTTGTGATTGTTCCCGTTCTAGTTGATGATCAAAACAATGTAGATTACCAGTTTATTGATTCAGCCGTTCACGATATAGCCAAAGGGATTAAGAAAGGCTCGTTAGTAATCTTTGAAACAACACTTCCACCTGGGGACACGAAAAATAGATTCGGGAAAAAGATAGAGGAACTTTCGGGTTTGAGCATGGAAAAGGATTTCCACCTCGCCTATAGCCCTGAAAGAGTCTACTCAAATCGGATTCTTGAGGACTTGCAAAACTATCCAAAAGTAGTTGGAGGTTTAAATAGGCAAAGTCTTGAACTTGCATCAAATTTTTATAAAAGAGCTCTAGATTGTAATTTAATTGAAGTTAGTTCTTTAGAAACCGCGGAATTCTCCAAGGTAGCCGAGTGTGTATACCGTGATGTAAATATTGCTCTTGCTAATGAACTTGCGGTGTTTGCAGAAGAAAAAGGCGTTAATATGGCCGAGGTCATAACAGCTAGTAATAGTCAACCCTATTCGCATTTACACTCCCCTGGTATTGGTGTGGGCGGACATTGCATTCCAATCTACCCTTACTTTTTTATAGATAAAGGATTAGATCAGGGACTTACCCCTATGTCCAGGCAAATTAATGACAACATGGCTAACTATGCCGTTTCCAAAATTGAAAAAGAAATAGGATCCTTAGAGAATGAAAATGTGCTTATCTTAGGATTATCGTACAGGGAAAATGTAAAAGAGCCAACAAAATCGACTTCCTTGCTGCTCATTGACCAACTTAAAAACAAAAAGGCAAATCTATTAATTAATGACCCATTATTTACAGATAGTGAAATTCAAAAATATGGAGCTAACCCTTTATCTTTGGAAGACTCATTTGTTTCTGAAATTGATGTGGTTATCCTTCAAGCCTTTCACCAAGAATATAGCCATTTAGACTTTAGTAAGTTTAGTAAATGTAAGCTCGTTTTAGACGGTCGTAATAAGTTAAATGAACACGAGATTTCCCAATTAGGCATCAAATATAAAGGAATTGGAAATTAG
- a CDS encoding dTDP-glucose 4,6-dehydratase — MKRPSLVNSTILIIGGAGFIGSHLVDKLLTEGAAQIIIVDNLFMGKKENVEHALKKDVILHVEDAENQEALNYITEKYDIDIVFNCATKALNYSFINPSNAFLTNVLVLKNLLELQRKKAFQTLCHFSSSEAYGSAQYEPMDEEHPLVPTTTYAAGKAAADLMLQSYVKMFNLDAFLVRPFNNYGPRQNFEGALAGVIPLTIKKILEEDAPEIHGGGQQTRDFIYVEDTVDIVSKVFPIIKPGECVNITTDQQLSIKNVIETIIDVMKYKGKVIRKPNRTADVNSHRGSLEKLQNMVGQYHKTPFKDGIGATVHWVKANVAKG, encoded by the coding sequence TTGAAACGACCGTCACTTGTTAATAGCACCATTTTAATTATTGGAGGGGCCGGTTTTATCGGAAGTCATTTAGTAGATAAACTACTAACAGAAGGCGCAGCTCAAATTATAATTGTTGACAATCTATTTATGGGGAAAAAAGAAAATGTTGAACATGCTCTAAAGAAAGACGTAATCCTTCATGTTGAAGACGCTGAGAATCAAGAAGCCCTGAACTATATCACGGAAAAATACGATATCGACATCGTTTTTAACTGTGCTACCAAAGCACTGAATTATTCATTTATAAATCCGTCCAATGCGTTTTTAACAAATGTTTTAGTTCTAAAAAACTTGTTGGAGCTTCAAAGAAAAAAGGCATTTCAAACATTGTGTCATTTTTCTTCTTCAGAAGCGTACGGTTCGGCTCAATACGAACCAATGGATGAAGAACACCCGCTTGTCCCGACAACAACCTATGCTGCAGGGAAAGCAGCAGCTGATTTAATGTTACAGTCTTATGTTAAGATGTTTAATTTGGATGCCTTTCTTGTTCGTCCTTTTAATAACTATGGACCTAGGCAGAATTTTGAAGGAGCCCTAGCTGGAGTAATTCCTCTTACCATTAAAAAAATTTTAGAGGAGGATGCTCCCGAGATTCATGGTGGCGGTCAACAAACTAGGGATTTTATTTATGTTGAAGACACCGTTGACATCGTATCGAAAGTCTTTCCTATTATTAAGCCAGGTGAGTGTGTAAATATAACTACAGACCAACAGTTGTCGATCAAGAACGTAATTGAAACCATAATAGACGTTATGAAATATAAGGGGAAGGTTATCAGAAAGCCTAATCGAACAGCAGACGTTAATAGCCATAGAGGATCATTGGAAAAATTACAAAACATGGTTGGTCAGTATCATAAAACGCCCTTTAAAGATGGCATTGGGGCCACTGTGCATTGGGTGAAGGCTAATGTTGCAAAAGGGTGA